The following is a genomic window from Candidatus Thermoplasmatota archaeon.
CTTACCAGGGCGCCGAGATCAAGGTCGTGAGGGTTGATACCTTCAACAACCGTCATCACCTTGCCGTATCGCCGTTGGTCAACTGCAACCGTGATCTTTTGCTGCTCACGAGCGATTTCTTCACAGACACAGATCTCTTTAGGTAGACCACATTTCGCGCAAATATCACTCATTTGATTTCTCCTTCCTCCTGCATAACGGTAAGTATGCGTGCAATGGATTGTCGTATCTGCCTGATTTTTCCAGGTGATGGAGATGATCCACCCATTGCAGATACACCTCGTTCATGCATAAGATCAGCTTTTAACTCCTGGAGCTTCTTTTTTCGCTCATCAGGACTTAGCTCACGGATTTCTTTAACTTTTAACGCTATTGGTATCACCTTCTTCAATTAGTTTTTTAATATGTTTCACAATGAGTTCTGCTGTTTTTTGGCCGATACCCGGGATTGCGAGAATATCTTCAAGGTTCATTGAGTAGAGTTCTTCAAGTGAGGTAATCTTTGCTTTTTCAAGTTTTTTAACAACTGCTGGTCCGATACCTTGGATCTGGGTGATCTTTTTGATATCTGTTTTCTTTTCCAGTTCTGGTTCAGCTTTGATCTCGGTTTTTCTTTCTACGATTCTTTCAATCTGTTTTTTCGCTTCACCTTCTTCTTTTCGTATTATCACTTCGTCAGGAAGTTTTGCATCAGGTCGCATGATCCGGACTTTGACACCAAGGACTCCTGGTTTTAATTTTGCAACAGCATACCCGGTATCCATAACTTCTTTTGCTGTTTCACCGCAGTATTTGATATGTCCTTCAACAAATTTCTCGGTTCGGTGGCGCGCACCGGTAAGTTTTCCTGCAATGATAACTTGGCATCCTTTTGCCCCCGCATTCATAATCCGTCGAACCGTTGAATGTCCTGCTCGTCTGAAATGCCATCCTCGTTCGAGGGCTTCAGCTAGCTTTTCTGCCATAATCTGTGCATTGAGTGATGCTTGTGCTCCTGCCTCTTGAATCTCAATTTGAGGATTATCAACATTATATTTTGTTTGAATATTCTCGGTTAACTCTTTGATTTTTGCACCGCTTTTTCCAATTACCATACCTGGTCGTTCGACAAGAATGTTCACGCGGGTCCCAATCGGTGTTCGTTGGATGGTCATGCCGCCAAAACCAGCGCCTTCGATTTCATTGATGAGAAATTGTTTTATTCGTACTCGTTTGACGTTTTCCCGAACAAATTTCCGTTCGCTTGCCATTTATTCAACCTCTTCGAGAATAATTTCGATGTTCGTGGTTTGTTCATTTTTATTGGTTGCTCGTCCATGTGCACGAGGCATATAGCCTTGTATTGTTCTTCCCTGGTATGCAGCAATATGCGTGATTTTCATGTTGTCAACATCGAAACCTTTGTATTCAGCATTGTTTTCAGCGTTTTTAACAACCTTTAACATATAGCTTGCTGTTTTTTTCGGAAAGCTTCCTGGTCCGATTCCTTTCTGATGATGAACTTTTTGTTTATGGTAGACTGCAGGCAATGCTCGTTTCATTTCGATGATCTCTTCAAGGTATTTTTTTGCTTCAGCAACAGTCATTCCTTTCAATGCATGAGCACAGTTAATTGCGTCTTTCCATGAGCAATGAAGTTCGTAGCCATAGGCTTTTGCGCTTTTATCTGGGTCTCGTTCAGCTGTATATTTTGGCATAGTCCATCACTTTAACGGCATAAATTTCGATGACCGGGTAGCTCCTACACCAGGTCCGGTATGTTTTACTTTTTTTCTCGTCAATGCAAATTCTCCAAGATAATGACCAAGCATCTGTGGTTGAATTGACACTTTTTCATAATCTTTTCCGTTGTGGACAAGAATGGTATGACCAATAAAGTCAGGTAAAATAATCATGCTTCGACAATGGGTTTTAATGAGGTCACCATGTTGTGCTTTTTTCACATCTTCCCAGAGCTTATTTTGATCATAGGTTAAACCACGTTTTAACGTTCTTCGTGCTCGTGACGGTAGAATCGGTATTAATTCTTCAAGAGGCATTTTTTTGATTTCTTCGATGGTGTGGCCATAGTAAAGAAACTCTTTCTTCCTGGTTTCGATTTTTTTGCGTTGTTGTTTCCGTTTGCTTTTTGCTGAAACACCAAATTCTTTTTCTACCATGATCTTACCTTCTTCCAGCTCTGCGAGCAGCAATATGACCAACCTTGCGACCTGGTGGTGCTCCACGTGAAACTGTGCTTGGTTTACCGATATGCTGGTGACTTCCACCACCATGAGGATGATCAACAGGGTTCATTGCAACTCCTCGAACCACAGGATATTTTTTCCCTTTCTTTCGCCGTGCAAAAAATTTTTTCCCTGCTTTCATAAATGGTTTTTCTTTTCTTCCGCCACCAGCAGCAATGCCGATGGTTGCGCGACAATTTGAATTTAAGGTTTTAAACTGACCTGAGGGTAGTCGGATGACCGTTCGATCTGCTTCATGGGAGACAATTGCTGCTCCGCTTCCACCTGCTCGAACCAGTTTTCCACCGTCGCCAGGTGTTACCTCGATATTATAGATAGGATATCCTTCAGGTACGATACCAATCGGGAGAACATTTCCTAGTTCACAGTCATTTTTACTTCGAGAATATTTTATCTGTTGGCCGACTGTTGTTCCTTCGGTTGCAAGGATCAAGGTTTTTGTTTTATCCTCAAGCATGAGTTCTGCAACTGGTGCGCTCCTTCCCGGATCGTGGAGAATGTT
Proteins encoded in this region:
- a CDS encoding 50S ribosomal protein L22, with the translated sequence MPKYTAERDPDKSAKAYGYELHCSWKDAINCAHALKGMTVAEAKKYLEEIIEMKRALPAVYHKQKVHHQKGIGPGSFPKKTASYMLKVVKNAENNAEYKGFDVDNMKITHIAAYQGRTIQGYMPRAHGRATNKNEQTTNIEIILEEVE
- the rpmC gene encoding 50S ribosomal protein L29, whose translation is MPIALKVKEIRELSPDERKKKLQELKADLMHERGVSAMGGSSPSPGKIRQIRQSIARILTVMQEEGEIK
- the yciH gene encoding stress response translation initiation inhibitor YciH; amino-acid sequence: MSDICAKCGLPKEICVCEEIAREQQKITVAVDQRRYGKVMTVVEGINPHDLDLGALVSNLKSICACGGTIKEGKIELQGDHRAKVKDALTKLGFVVEVI
- a CDS encoding 50S ribosomal protein L2, which produces MGKNLIQQRRGRFRGRYTAPTHKNRGEVKYIPAQEVQGTVVNILHDPGRSAPVAELMLEDKTKTLILATEGTTVGQQIKYSRSKNDCELGNVLPIGIVPEGYPIYNIEVTPGDGGKLVRAGGSGAAIVSHEADRTVIRLPSGQFKTLNSNCRATIGIAAGGGRKEKPFMKAGKKFFARRKKGKKYPVVRGVAMNPVDHPHGGGSHQHIGKPSTVSRGAPPGRKVGHIAARRAGRR
- a CDS encoding 30S ribosomal protein S3, which produces MASERKFVRENVKRVRIKQFLINEIEGAGFGGMTIQRTPIGTRVNILVERPGMVIGKSGAKIKELTENIQTKYNVDNPQIEIQEAGAQASLNAQIMAEKLAEALERGWHFRRAGHSTVRRIMNAGAKGCQVIIAGKLTGARHRTEKFVEGHIKYCGETAKEVMDTGYAVAKLKPGVLGVKVRIMRPDAKLPDEVIIRKEEGEAKKQIERIVERKTEIKAEPELEKKTDIKKITQIQGIGPAVVKKLEKAKITSLEELYSMNLEDILAIPGIGQKTAELIVKHIKKLIEEGDTNSVKS
- a CDS encoding 30S ribosomal protein S19; translation: MVEKEFGVSAKSKRKQQRKKIETRKKEFLYYGHTIEEIKKMPLEELIPILPSRARRTLKRGLTYDQNKLWEDVKKAQHGDLIKTHCRSMIILPDFIGHTILVHNGKDYEKVSIQPQMLGHYLGEFALTRKKVKHTGPGVGATRSSKFMPLK